The Trichoderma breve strain T069 chromosome 2, whole genome shotgun sequence DNA segment CGTGCCGCATCAGATCCGTGGCTATGTATCCACCTTTCAGAACATTGTCCTTCGCGGGCAATCATACGACAGCTGTAGCGCATGTAGCCCCAAGATCCTAGACGCCTTCCGCAACGACGGGTGGGGATTTGTCAAGAAGGCTCTCCAAGAAAAGGATTACGTCGCCGAGCTATCTGGCCTCGCAGAACTCCAGCGCAAGGCTGCGGAACTGGACGCCCAGTTAGACtgggacgaagaggaggagggggttGAAGAGGGCGACGGAGAATTGCTCTAAATTCGTTGTTCACctttcattctttcttttcacaTTCACTCGTTCATACGGTACATTTACATGCTCGGGATTATATGCGGCACATGGTAAAGGATTGGGGATCATTTAGAATTGGCGCTCTTCTTTGGTTATTCTTTCAACGTCTTGTATTGGCCAGGGATGTGATCGAACATATGTGTATGTTGTTGCCTTTTGTGGGTGGAGAGGGCTACTGTTGTATATGAGGCAGGATTGAATATTATCCTTATGTTTATAGTTGTCCTGCCGGTGATGAAGTTGTAGCAGCCCTATTCTCCAATGAAGCGTTGCGGCGCTCCGAAACAATCGCTTGCAAGATGTCGCGATGGATGTATAACTATGGACACGACAGATCGCATCACCAATGAACGGTTCCGTGGTCTAGTTGGTTATGACATTTCGTTAACAGTTAGTTGACACCACCGAAAAGGTCCCCGGTTCGAGCCCGGGCGGAatcaccatctttttttggttcttccTTCCATTGCtttctttattttcatttttgCCTTTTTACTTTTTGAATATATATAGTCTGTCAATTCAATCAATTGTTTAATTTGCATCGGTAGGTTGCAAGTTCAAACCACTCGCTTGTTATTCAACACACGCATCACAGAAATGAGATCAAAGCTTGTTTGAGACTGAATAAAGGTAGGTATTTGTAATTAGAGGAAGTCGGGTATCAATTCATTAACAATAGCCAAACCTGACGCCCCTTTCAAACAGGGTGCATCTGCCTCCAGccaacaagagagaaaaaacaaaagaaaagccatAAAGGAAAGCCTACTGTCATTATGGCGTCTATGACCGGCCAAGTGGTGAGCCGGCGACCGTAAAATTCACTCCTCCACTGACGCATCCATTCTAAAACGACAATTGCCGGTCAAACGTGGAGTAATTGGTGCCTGCACGACATGATGCCGTGCGACGACATGACGCTTTGATTCCGGCGGGATACGGGAGCGGAAGGCGGGCTTAGTATTTCAATATGATGTACAGAGCGTGGATGATACCAGGGAAGTAACCTGAGGTGGATCAAGTCAGTCAGGCGCCCGAGAAAATGGAATCACAGTGACGTGAGGGCTGCAATTGGCGGTGAGTGGCAGTTTTTGACATACCCAGGATTGTGAGAAGGATGTTGATCAAGAGGTCTGCACCGCAGCCTCGCTCGAGGAAGACACCGATGGGCGGCAGAATGATGGCAAGAATAATCTTGCAGATATcgctgaaggagaagatatGATCAGCATTGTCCAGTGATTGGGCCTCGATATCATCCCAGCTCTCATTGATCGCGTGCCGTCGAAGAGGAAGCGGGTTTGAGAGCTGCGGGGAAGATGACGGAAGCCACGGGACGTCAAGCTCGAAGCTTACCTAGTGGTGAAAGGCATGTTGGATATGTGTTTCGCGCAAGGCTCAAGGGCTCAACGTCTTTTGGGTATATCGATGCTGCTAAGAGGGCTTCAAGGGCGCAATGATGTTGTTTTGGTGAAGACCAGGAAGATCGCGGAGtaaagatgaaaagctgTGTGAGACACaaaagggagaagagcgGACAAGAAGGTTTCTGCGAAGCTTGTACTATTTATTGCCGTGGCTCGTCATCTTGGCCCTTCCCAGACATtccggccaagaaggagaaaaggaagccGGCTTCCATGTTGCGTCATCGACTGGTCAAGCCACACATCATACTCTTACGGAGTAGGGGGGAGGGAACAAGAAGCCATTCGATCCAATGCCATTTCGGGACAAAAACACCAGTGACGAGAAATTGGGCGGGCTTAGGGCGGTATCATGCAGGGGCTAACGGGTTGCTTTGCTGCAacaaggcagagaaaagaagccgGCTTGTTTGGCCCAGTTCCGTGTTACAACACCAATGAAGCAATATGCCATcatgacttttttttttccgacATGAGATTGAAATCAAGCTACGTCATAATCTACAGGCGTTGCTGCAAGGACCCCCTGCTTAGCGCAGCTTTTGTTTCCATGCTTGCAAGGTTCAAACTTGCCCGCACCGCCACAGATGGGCAGCTGGAGACACCCGATGGGATGACAAGACAAGCAAACGCCTTCGAACTAACGAGCACGCGCCACAGCGTCGTCGCCACATGACGACAAAACTTGGCCTCATTGGAAGCTTTAAACGGTCACCAGCCACAGCGTCTGCCGGGAGCAGTTCAAATGCCAGCTCCATTTCCGTGTGTGCCGGTGCGGCTTGTCTCGACGTATGAGTGACCTCAGCAGCAAAATCTCgtgcaagctgcagctcctccattCGCCTCAATGCCAGTTTGAATGTTTCTGTTCCCTTTTTAGAAACTTGGGACTCCGTTTCGCTCTAGCTGCCGtcatgatgagatgaggcgGTGCTATGCGGAATCACTGCAATTTGCTGTTGCAGCATCCCATCCCCCATCATGACTACAACTCTTTGCCGTCCCTCAACTTGCATAACCGCCCGAGCCACAGTgactttttgtcttgttcttgtccttgcaTGGATCTTTCTCTATCCTGCCCATCACACCCCCCGCTTTAGCTCCGTCTTGGCTGGACAAATGGCATGACAGGCGCAGCGCTTGGCAGTCAATCTCCCCGATAGTGTGCTCTATCTTGTCCAACGATCAGTGATTCCGAACGCCGCGCAAGCCGGAGATCCAAGACTTTTTTGACTAATGGATTACAGAACGCAACTCTGTACTGTCACAGGACCCGTATCAAGCGTCGACTACTGGCTGACGCTGTGAATTGGTCCAAACAAACTAGAGTTGGGCCTGGTCTTGGTCTGCGGGCGCTTCTGTGTGGTAGGTATGGCAACAATCTATCTGGAACCAAGGGTGACAGTTTCGTACAGAAGATGGCGTCTAAGATTACACATATGGATtcattatatatatataacaaaAAAACTTAGCTGATATGGTGCTCCATCCAGCTGCTACGATTACCGCTGCTAACCCCCGTTTTCTCTATCCGTATATAGCCAATTAGCCCCAAACTCAAAGAGTAGCTCTTCGTAATGCTCGTCTCAGCACACAATGCCCGCCATATCTCCCCCAATATGCTCCGTGTATGATTATGCTTAGTACATGCGCCAATTGACCGTCTCGCCCTACTCGTCCTTTGCGGCAGACGCAGTTCCTCCGAGCCGCTTGCCGAAGAACACGACGCCGGACAGCCAGCTGCCAAGACATGACCCCGCGTACATGCCGCAGACAATCGTGACAGGCCACTTCTGCCATTCTCGATCCCAGTCGAGCGGGATAGGCACGGCGCCCAACCATGCGCCAAGCACCGCGCCTAGCAGGCCGCCCAGCGTCTCGTCCAGAGGCGCAGACAGTCCAGCCACCGCAATCAGTGCCTGACTATCCACTCCGCGTGCGTAGATGACggggaagatgccgaggaggGAGAAGTGCGCCGCGCAGAGAAAAGTGTGAGTGATGTGGTCGAGGAAAGGCGCaccgaagaggatgaagagcgcATGGATGACAGGGGTCGCTATCGTAGAgaggacgagggcgaggaagGCAGTCTAGGATTAAACAAAAAGGGCACGTGTTAGCATCATCCATTCCAAATCAATGCCGCAAGCAATGTGGCCCAAATCAATCCATCACGGTGATCAATTGGGAGCTTCATACCACCACTGAGCTCGTTCCGGCTTgctcgggcttcttcttttcgccAGGACGAGCCTTCTTGGCTGCCTTCGCCTGCTGAgagcctgctgctggcagACATAGCACCGCGTATGCGACCTGGACAATGGCCACGATAGGCAGCGCGGATTGTAGCGTCAGTATCGGCTCTGCCACCAGATCGTTGAACTGAGCGGCCAGCAGCCCGAGCAGGACAGCTACTCGGCCGAAGGCGATGCCCTTTGACAAGGCATTGTCGAACGTCGGGACCGCGGCCACGGTGGCCTTTGGCTTGCTGTCGGTagccggagctggaggagctttTGCCAGTGCTGAGGACATGGTGATTGTGTCTACCGGCGCATTCCTGTGATTCTTGGAGTTTGAGCTATTTGGACAATTCGAGGTTCCAGAAACATAGTTCGGCCAATGGCGGGAATCACGTGACTCACCCCAAGGGAGTCCCTTGCTTCACTCTGTGTACATGTGCTATACTTGAATCTGGAGGTATCACGATCAAATCATTACGGACAGTTGATTGCTGCGAGCAGCATATAAATACAAATGCATAACCAATCTTTCAGACTTGAGATGTGAAATCGCGGGACCAAAAACCCTCCGCGCTTGAGCAAACCAAAACCGCTAGCTTAAGGCACCTCCTACGCATGCCTCTCCATCACCTGCACCCACATGTCAGAAATGGTAAACAATCCAAGTGAGTTCAAAGCCACCCATGGTTTCGTCGGGTTGATCAGGGCCATGTCAAAATTGCGGAAGATCTATAGCTTTGTCAGCACAATCCAACCAGATACTCAAGCATACCgttaaagaagaagctggaacTTTCTTGCCCAGC contains these protein-coding regions:
- a CDS encoding proteolipid membrane potential modulator domain-containing protein; the encoded protein is MPFTTSDICKIILAIILPPIGVFLERGCGADLLINILLTILGYFPGIIHALYIILKY